The sequence TGGCGCAGTCTTTATTATGGGGTGGCAGGATCATACCGCCGGATTGGAAATGCTGCCAGTCTTTGGTTATTTTCAAACCTACGCCAACGCCGCTGTCGGACACAGCGGTATAGGTCAGGTAATACGTATCATCGATCTGTGTAACCCGGCAATCCTCGATACCGAAACGTTCGAGATAGCCCTGGCCGAATAGCGAGGCTTTTGCCTCGGGCTCCGAAAAATGGATGCCGTCGTCGCTGCGCAATAAGCGTAAATGTGAAACGGTGGTCAAGTAATCCAGGCCTTTATAACTGATCACCCGCGCATCGGTGGCGATCAGGTTGGGGTCGTTCAGCGGCACCTCGATGATCTCGGTGTTCCCGGTAGCGTTCAGCGCGGGGAAAAAGATGACCCCTTCTTTTTGCGCTACGCCCTCTGCAACCCGCACCAGCAGCCAGGTCTTGCCCTCAAAGCGAAACACGCCCGGGTTAAGCAGGCTGATGATCTGCAAACCTTGACCGCTTGGTTTCAGATCTTTAGGCATCAGCAGCGGATTTTCCGGAAAGCGGTGAGCGATATCTGTCATCATTTTTTCATGATCTGGTGTCCTATTGTGGCAAACAAAGCAAATACGATATGTGCCGGAACAAGCTGAAGATAGTATTTATCAAAACGAAGGGATGGAGGCAGCGGGTGAGCCTTGAATGTAGCCCTCCAGATCGCCACGGCCAGCAATCCGCTGATGCTGCCCAGCCAGAGCGCAGTTTTCCAGTCAGGCTTGATCCGGCCTCTTTGCCATAAGGTGATGTATACCATAGCAAATAGCAAACCGACCGCATAGTGTCCCAGCCAACCCAATGCCTGACTTTCCTTTTTTTTGAGCTTAGGAACCAGCCGGTTAGCCAGCTGGCCGAGCCGTTCGGGTTCGCTGAAGTTTTCGCCATCAGCCAGCGATACCAGGTAACTGAACAACGTCATGAACGTGGTACCCGTAATGCCCGTGATCAATAGATCCTTAGTTTTCATGGGTGTCAATAATGGTCAGATCACGTGTTGCTGGCCCCGTTAACACTTTACCATTTATGTCATAGCGTGCACCATGGCAGGGGCAATCCCAGGTCTTTTCGGCACCGTTCCAGTTAATGATACAGGCCGCATGCGTACACACCGGGCTGAGCGCATGGATCTCTCCTGTGTCATCGCGGTAGGCCGCGACCTTTTTGCCATCCACCTCGACCAGCTTGCCGGTACCTGGCTGTAATCTTTTGAGTGAATCCGTTTCATGAACATTGATCCTGTCGGCTATAAAGTGATAAGCCACATCCGCATTCTCTTTCACAAACTCGCTGAAGCTGTCTATCGGTTTGATCCGTGAAGGGCTGAATAATTTTTCGTACCTGTTTGCTTTCCCTAAGATCAAGTCGGCAAGAATCTTACCCGCGACCGTGCCGAGCATCATCCCGTTACCGTTATAACCGGTAGCACAATAAATCCCTTTGGCCGCCAGCGGCATTTGGCCGATATAGGGCAAGCCGTCGACCGGCACGTAATATTGCGAAGACCAGCGGTATTTGACCGACGAAACGTTATAATAGGCGCGAACGTATTTCTCCAGTCCGGCAAAGGCCTTTTCCGCGTCTTCATGCCCGGTCTTATGATCGAGGCCGCCGACGAGCAAAAGCTCTTCACCGCCGATCACGTGCGTACGCACATAATGGTAAGGCTCTTGCGAATCATAGATCAGCGCATCAGGGTATTTCCCGTTTTTAAGCTTGACCGCCAGCACATAACTTCGGTAAGGCGCGCATTCAAAATTGAACAGATTGATATTCGGCGGTGTATGGGTAGCGTAGATCACGGCTCTCGCCTGAATGCCGTTTGCCATATGCAGACCGTCTTTACTTTCCGCGCTTTCGATCCGTGTATTTTCCAGGATAAGGCCGCCGCCAGCTAAAAAGTTTTTCTGTAAATTTTGCAGATATTTCAGCGGATGGAACTGCGCCTGGCCCGGCCAAAGCAGGGCCTTTTTAAAGGGCACCGGGGTCGGTACTTTATCGGCATATGCTACTGCCACACCCGCTTTCGCGGCTCCCTGGTAGATCTCGTCCAGCAGTTTAACCTCCTCGTCGGTTTCCGCATATAAATAGCCCGGCTTAACTTCAAAGTCGCAATCCTTTTGCCAGGCCACGATCAGGTCGTAACCTTCGCGTATCGCCTGGGCGAACAATTGCGCACCGTCTTCACCAAAGGCGCTTTCGGCCTCGGCATAGGTCGTATCCGCGAAAGTGTTAATATGGGCGCTCGTACCCCCGGTCGTACCAAAGCCGGCTTGCTGCGCCTCTGCTATGACGACGTTTTTACCCGCTTGCTGCAAAGTCAGCGCTGCGGTCAGCCCGGTGATCCCGGCGCCTACGACGAGGCAGTCATACACTTTTTGAGCCCCGGATTGCCGGGCAGTAACAGAGGTTATGCTGGTTTGCCAGGGGGATACCATTTGTCCGTCACGGGTAATAGCGGCTGTTTCGATTGCTTTTTTCATCACGTCTGATATAACCTTGTTTTATCTCCGCAGGTTTTAAAATTCTATAAATAATTAACAAATATTAACTATTAGCTTTTTAAAATTTCTTTAAACCATAATCGGGGTCTTTTTGTTGATTTTTTACAGCAAACGAAAACCTATGAAAGCAGCAGTATTTCACAAACCCGGCCAGATCACCTGCGATAACGTTGAAGATCCGAAGATCGAACTGGCCACCGATGTTATTTTAAAGGTCACTTCGACGGCCATTTGCGGTTCGGACCTGCACATTCTGAGCGGCGCGGTGCCGCAAAAAGAACCGATGATCATGGGCCATGAGTTCATGGGCGTGGTCGAAGAAGTGGGCAAAGAAGTAAAGAACCTGAAACGCGGCGACCGCGTGGTGGTACCCTTTCCCATCGCCTGCGGGCATTGTTTCTTCTGTCAGCATGGTGCTTCACCTGCCTGCGAAAATTCCAATTACAAAACCTATGGCCCGGACGGCGACCTGATGGACCAGAAAGGCGCAGCGCTGTTCGGCTATACCGATCTCTACGGCGGCTATTCCGGGGGGCAGGCGCAATATGTGCGGGTTCCCTACGCGGACATCAGCCCGCGTATTGTGCCGGACAATTTAACGGATGAGCAGGTACTGTTCCTTACCGATATCTTTCCCACAGGCTGGTCGGCCATCGACTGGGCGCAGCTAAAAGGTGGTGAAGTGGTGGCTATTTTTGGTTCGGGTCCGGTTGGCCTGATGGCGCAGAAAGCCGCCTGGCTGAACGGCGCTGGACGTGTGATCGCGATCGATCCGCTCAACTACCGCTTGGAAAAAGCCAAAGCGGTGAATCAGGTGGATACGCTGAACCCGCATGAAGTGGATGTGGTGGAGGCGATTCGCGGCATGACCAATGGCCGCGGCGCTGATGTCTGCGTCGATGCCGTAGGCTTTGAGCCGGAACGCAATTTCTTCGATAAGCTGAAGGCCACGGTCAATTTGGAGAAAGGGAGCATCAAGGTGCTGGAAATGGCTTTTAAAGCGGTACGCCGTATGGGCACGGTATCTATCATGGGCGTTTACGGCTCACCTTATGATAATTTTCCGCTTCATCGCCTTTTTGATAAGGGTATCACCCTGAAAATGGGCCAGGCGCCGGTACTGAACTATGTCGATCACCTGATCGATCTGGTGAAGCAGGACAAAGTGAAACTGGATGATATCATCACTCACCGACTACCGTTGACGCAGGTGGAACATGCTTACAAAATATTTGACGAAAAGGAAGAAGACTGCGTCAAGGTGGTCCTTGATCCGCATGCATAACCATGAAACACACCCTCACCAAACGGAAAAGCTGGAAGGCGATGCTGAAGGCGGCGGCGGGGCCAGTAAAATTGCCGGTGGCACATGACGCGCTCACAGCGCGCCTGATCGAGCTTGCCGGATTCGATGCTTACCAGATCGGCGGGTACGCTCTTTCAGGTGCCACACATGCCATTCCGGATATAGACCTTGAAAAATTCGGCGAAAAAAAATTCTCAGCAGAATGGATCATGCAGGCCTCGCCCTTGCCCGTACTGGTAGACATTGATGACGGGTACGGCGATGTAAAGAATGTAACCCGTACTGTACAGGAATACATCCGCCTGGGGGCTTCAGCCATGTTTATGGAAGACCAGCAGCCGCCGAAGAAATGCGGGCATATGGACGACAAAAAAGTGGTCGACGAACAAGTTATGCTGCAAAAGATCAGGGCCGCGGTTTCCGCCCGTGACGGCCACGATTTTTTTATTCTGGCGCGCACCGACGCCATTGACCCGGAAGGGATCGACAACGCTATTGTGCGCGCCAAAGCTTACCTGGATGCCGGTGCCGACGGCGTGTACCTGGAAGGGCCAAAGACCCTGGAAGACCTGGAAAAGATCGGGAAAGCATTAAACGACGTTCCGCTGGCGACCAGTATCTTGGAAAATGGCGGCAAGACACCTTGGTGTTCGCCAAAGGACTTGGGTGACATGGGCTATAGCATGATCCTATACCCGACTACCGTGATCTTCCAGGTGACAAAAACTATTGGCAAGGCGCTCCACCATTTAAAAGAAGGCAAACCGATGGGGCCATCTCAGGGCGTGGATATGCACCAGTTCATGGAGATCGTAGATCTGCCTTACTGGCAGGATATTGAAGAAAAATTTGAAGGAAAAACGTTATGATCACAAAGGAAAAAACTCCGAAAAAACAAAACCGGCAGCCAGGCATCGAGGCTAAAATGAACCCGGCCCCGGAATACATCAAAGATAACTATAAACCTGCAGGCAAGTTGCTGGACAAAGTCGCGCTGATCACCGGCGGCGATAGTGGGATCGGCAGGGCGGTCAGTGTACATTTTGCGGAAGAGGGTGCAGATATCGTCATTGTTTACCTGAATGAGGATGCAGATGCCAAAGCAACAAGCGACCTGGTTGAAGCAGCCGGAAGAAAATGCCTCCTCATAAAAGGTGATGTCAAGGATGCGGATTTTTGCAAAAACGCAGTGGAGCAAACCGTGAAAACCTATGGCAAACTCAACATACTGGTTAATAATGCCGGCATGCAGTTCCCCGAAAAAGATGTAAAAAACATCACTGAAGAACAACTGGACATCACCTTTAAAACGAATATCTACGCCTATTTCTATTTTGCTGAAGCAGCTGTCGAACACATGGGTGCCGGTGATTGCATTATCAATACGACCTCGGTTACTGCCTATCGTTCCTCTCCTTCGCTGATCGACTATTCATCGACCAAAGGTGCCATCACTACATTTACGCGGTCACTGGCCACTAACCTGGTCGATAAGCAAATACGGGTCAATGCGGTTGCCCCCGGCCCGGTTTGGACGCCGTTGATCGTTTCGACCTTCGATGAGGAGAAGATCAAATCATTCGGCAGCGAAACGGCCATGAAACGCGCTGGCCAACCCTCGGAGCTGGGGCCGGCTTACGTATTTCTAGCCTCCGATGACGCCTCGTTCATTACCGGGCAGGTCATTCATGTCAACGGCGGGGAAGTGGTGAACGGATAAATATTTAGCTAAAACCCATAAAATCAAATCCTATGGAAAATCAACAGAAAACAGTACTGATCACCGGCGGCACCAGCGGGATCGGCAAAGAACTGGCGAAACTGTTCGCACAGGACAACTATAACCTTATTATCGTGGCGCGCGATCAACAGGAACTGGAAAGCACTGCGGCAGAACTCGGTTCATCAGGTATTAATGTAGAAACCATTGCCAAAGACCTTTCCAATATAGATGAAGCTTTCGCACTTTGCCAGGAGATCGGCGACCGGAAGATCGATGTACTGGTCAATGATGCAGGCCAGGGCGTTTACGGCCTTTTCAAGGACAACGATATTGAACGCGAACTGGACATTGTCCACCTGAACATCTGCGCGACGGTGATCCTGACCAAATATTTCGTGCAGCAAATGGTCAGCCGCGGTCAAGGACGCATCCTGAACCTCGGCTCGGTAGCGGGCAAATTGCCCGGTCCATGGCAGGCGGTCTATCATGCGACCAAGGCCTTCGTCTTATCCTTTACTACCGCGGTGCGCGAAGAAGTTAAAGATTCCGGCGTTACCTTGACCGCCTTAATGCCGGGCGTGACCGATACCGATTTCTTTAACAAAGCCGGGATGAATGAAAGCAAAGTGGTGCAGGATAAAGAAGCCATGGCTGATCCGGCGGATGTGGCCAAAGCGGGTTATGAAGCGCTGATGGCCGGGGATGACCGGGTGATCGCGGGCTTTAAGAATAAACTGGAAGTGAATGCCGCTAACCTGATGCCGGACAGTGCTGTGGCGCATAACCTTTATGAACAGCAAAAACCCGTCGAACACGAATAATGAGGCGGAATTTCCGGATAACTATGGAAGCAAAAACTGTAGGTATTGAACAGATCAAAGTGCAGGATGACGGCACCTTCCCGAACAGCCGATTTCCCGCGCTGCTGTATAAGGATGTATTGGATATTCCGGTACTTTTCAAAGCTGCCCATGTAAAAAACCAGTTCGAGAAAAACGGTTGGTCGAACAGCTGGGATGCTGGCATCTTTGAATATCATCATTACCATAGCGTCACCCATGAAGTGCTCGGGGTTTACAAAGGTCAGACCACGCTGCAGCTCGGTGGTCCGAATGGGCAAAAAGTATTCATCGAAAAAGCCGACGTACTGGTCATACCGGCGGGTGTGGCTCATAAAAATCTGGGAGACGAAAGCGGAGTCAGCGTAGTAGGCGCGTATTTCGGCGGGCGGGACTATGACATGAATTACGGTAGGCCCGGCGAAAGGCCGGCTACTGATGAGAATATCAAAAAAGTCCCGGTCCCGGCAAATGATCCGGTATACGGACGAGATAAGGGGCTCTTTAAAATTTGGAAATAATGGAAACGAAAACAAAGACGGCGAGGAAAAAAAAGGATATGTCCGCCAGCTATAACCGTTATAAAAAATTCGGCGGGCAGCAATATACCGGCATGCAGATCGGCCGCAGCCACCACTGGGACTACGATGCCGGCGACTGGAAGGAAACCAAAATCACCCCTGAACTCTGGGAGATATCCTACGCGGTGACCAAACGCCGCAAAGGCCATGCGCCGGAAAACTCCGGGGTACCTGTCGGTACGGAATACCAATGGTATATCCTGGCGCATCAGCACGTTAAAAAACTGAACGCGAATGACTATTCGACCGAAATGAGCGGCCTGAAATTCAAGTTGGCGCACAAACGCGCGGATAAGGAGAAATGGAGCGCGACCGCACCGACGCAACGCAAGCACCTGATCGGCTACTTGCGTGAACTGGCAGACAGTTTGGAAAAAGACCCCATCCACCTGCAATTTGAATATGAGGGTAAGGAATACCGGGGCGAGGCGGTACCAATCTCAGAAACCTGTTCAGAGGGTGTCTGTTTTGAGGCGGATATCTCTTTGAATGATGAAGACCTCGGGATCATTCGCTGCGCCAAAAGTGGCTGGAAAATGGACAGGTTGGAACAGGAACTGGTAGACGTGATCGGCAACGAGATCTTTTTGTACTATGAATAATTAACAATTTAAAATATAATCGACTATGGCAAAGAATTCAGCAAAGACACATGACAAGGTTCATAAGGCTTTACACGAAGAAAAAGAAGGTACGCTGAAAAGCGGAAGCGGTAAAAAAGTAACCTCAAGAAAGCAAGCGATCGCCATCGGCTTGTCCGAAGCGCGCAAAGAAGGTGATAAAGCCCCGAAGAAAAAATCTTAACCTAACCATCCTATGAAAGACGAACACAAAATGACCCGGCGGCAGGCGGTTGCCGGGCTGGGCACTACGCTTGCCGCCGTCGCAGTAGCGCCTGCATTTGGCGGCACCGCGCTTAAGCTGAAACCCGCCGATGGACCGGTCAAGATCAGTGATCCCACCAAAATCCATCCCAAACCCCCATTTAAAAGCCAGCCACAGCCCTGGCCGGGTTTGCAGAGCAAAATGGACCCCATACCCGATTGCGGGGAAACCAGCTACAAGGGCTCTGGCCGTCTGATGGGCCGCAAGGCATTGATCACTGGCGGTGATTCAGGCATGGGGCGTGCGGCAGCTATCGCTTATGCCCGCGAGGGCGCAGACGTGGCGATCAACTATTACCCGACCGAAGAACCCGATGCGCAGGAAGTCATCGCCCTGATCAGAAAAGAAGGACGCAAAGCCATTGCCATTCCCGGCGATCTGCGCAGCGAGGAATTTTGTAAATCGTTGGTGCAAAAAGCGATTGCCGGTTTAGGGGGGTTGGACATTATTGTCAATAATGCCGGAAGGCAGCAGTCGATCAATTCCATTGTGGATGTAACCACGGAGGAATTTGATTCGACGATGAAGACCAATATATACGCGCCTTTCTGGATCATCCGCGAAGCGCTGCCGCATTTGCCGCCGGGTTCGGCCATTATCGGCACGACCTCGGAGCAGGCTTATGACCCCTCACCGGATTTATATGCTTACGCGCAAACAAAAGCTGCTACGATGAACTATGTGAAATCGCTGGCCAAGCAATTGGGACCGAAAGGTATCAGGGTAAACGGCGTCGCACCGGGGCCGGTATGGACGGCTTTGCAGATCAGCGGCGGTGCGCAGCCGGAGAAACAACAG comes from Mucilaginibacter mali and encodes:
- a CDS encoding glycoside hydrolase family 130 protein is translated as MMTDIAHRFPENPLLMPKDLKPSGQGLQIISLLNPGVFRFEGKTWLLVRVAEGVAQKEGVIFFPALNATGNTEIIEVPLNDPNLIATDARVISYKGLDYLTTVSHLRLLRSDDGIHFSEPEAKASLFGQGYLERFGIEDCRVTQIDDTYYLTYTAVSDSGVGVGLKITKDWQHFQSGGMILPPHNKDCAIFEEKIQDNYYCLHRPSSKEIGGNYIWLAESSDTRQWGNHQCIIKTRSGMWDSARVGAGAAPIRTEQGWLEIYHGANAEHQYCLGAFLMDLNDPSKVIGRTKDPIMVPTKAYELSGFFGYVVFTNGHIVDGDQLTIYYGAADEFVCGARFSIQEILSKLTYDQ
- a CDS encoding zinc-dependent alcohol dehydrogenase; this encodes MKAAVFHKPGQITCDNVEDPKIELATDVILKVTSTAICGSDLHILSGAVPQKEPMIMGHEFMGVVEEVGKEVKNLKRGDRVVVPFPIACGHCFFCQHGASPACENSNYKTYGPDGDLMDQKGAALFGYTDLYGGYSGGQAQYVRVPYADISPRIVPDNLTDEQVLFLTDIFPTGWSAIDWAQLKGGEVVAIFGSGPVGLMAQKAAWLNGAGRVIAIDPLNYRLEKAKAVNQVDTLNPHEVDVVEAIRGMTNGRGADVCVDAVGFEPERNFFDKLKATVNLEKGSIKVLEMAFKAVRRMGTVSIMGVYGSPYDNFPLHRLFDKGITLKMGQAPVLNYVDHLIDLVKQDKVKLDDIITHRLPLTQVEHAYKIFDEKEEDCVKVVLDPHA
- a CDS encoding SDR family oxidoreductase, with translation MITKEKTPKKQNRQPGIEAKMNPAPEYIKDNYKPAGKLLDKVALITGGDSGIGRAVSVHFAEEGADIVIVYLNEDADAKATSDLVEAAGRKCLLIKGDVKDADFCKNAVEQTVKTYGKLNILVNNAGMQFPEKDVKNITEEQLDITFKTNIYAYFYFAEAAVEHMGAGDCIINTTSVTAYRSSPSLIDYSSTKGAITTFTRSLATNLVDKQIRVNAVAPGPVWTPLIVSTFDEEKIKSFGSETAMKRAGQPSELGPAYVFLASDDASFITGQVIHVNGGEVVNG
- a CDS encoding FAD-dependent oxidoreductase — its product is MKKAIETAAITRDGQMVSPWQTSITSVTARQSGAQKVYDCLVVGAGITGLTAALTLQQAGKNVVIAEAQQAGFGTTGGTSAHINTFADTTYAEAESAFGEDGAQLFAQAIREGYDLIVAWQKDCDFEVKPGYLYAETDEEVKLLDEIYQGAAKAGVAVAYADKVPTPVPFKKALLWPGQAQFHPLKYLQNLQKNFLAGGGLILENTRIESAESKDGLHMANGIQARAVIYATHTPPNINLFNFECAPYRSYVLAVKLKNGKYPDALIYDSQEPYHYVRTHVIGGEELLLVGGLDHKTGHEDAEKAFAGLEKYVRAYYNVSSVKYRWSSQYYVPVDGLPYIGQMPLAAKGIYCATGYNGNGMMLGTVAGKILADLILGKANRYEKLFSPSRIKPIDSFSEFVKENADVAYHFIADRINVHETDSLKRLQPGTGKLVEVDGKKVAAYRDDTGEIHALSPVCTHAACIINWNGAEKTWDCPCHGARYDINGKVLTGPATRDLTIIDTHEN
- a CDS encoding SDR family NAD(P)-dependent oxidoreductase; translation: MENQQKTVLITGGTSGIGKELAKLFAQDNYNLIIVARDQQELESTAAELGSSGINVETIAKDLSNIDEAFALCQEIGDRKIDVLVNDAGQGVYGLFKDNDIERELDIVHLNICATVILTKYFVQQMVSRGQGRILNLGSVAGKLPGPWQAVYHATKAFVLSFTTAVREEVKDSGVTLTALMPGVTDTDFFNKAGMNESKVVQDKEAMADPADVAKAGYEALMAGDDRVIAGFKNKLEVNAANLMPDSAVAHNLYEQQKPVEHE
- a CDS encoding isocitrate lyase/PEP mutase family protein, with translation MKHTLTKRKSWKAMLKAAAGPVKLPVAHDALTARLIELAGFDAYQIGGYALSGATHAIPDIDLEKFGEKKFSAEWIMQASPLPVLVDIDDGYGDVKNVTRTVQEYIRLGASAMFMEDQQPPKKCGHMDDKKVVDEQVMLQKIRAAVSARDGHDFFILARTDAIDPEGIDNAIVRAKAYLDAGADGVYLEGPKTLEDLEKIGKALNDVPLATSILENGGKTPWCSPKDLGDMGYSMILYPTTVIFQVTKTIGKALHHLKEGKPMGPSQGVDMHQFMEIVDLPYWQDIEEKFEGKTL
- a CDS encoding cupin, which translates into the protein MEAKTVGIEQIKVQDDGTFPNSRFPALLYKDVLDIPVLFKAAHVKNQFEKNGWSNSWDAGIFEYHHYHSVTHEVLGVYKGQTTLQLGGPNGQKVFIEKADVLVIPAGVAHKNLGDESGVSVVGAYFGGRDYDMNYGRPGERPATDENIKKVPVPANDPVYGRDKGLFKIWK
- a CDS encoding DUF6496 domain-containing protein — its product is MAKNSAKTHDKVHKALHEEKEGTLKSGSGKKVTSRKQAIAIGLSEARKEGDKAPKKKS
- a CDS encoding SDR family oxidoreductase, which encodes MKDEHKMTRRQAVAGLGTTLAAVAVAPAFGGTALKLKPADGPVKISDPTKIHPKPPFKSQPQPWPGLQSKMDPIPDCGETSYKGSGRLMGRKALITGGDSGMGRAAAIAYAREGADVAINYYPTEEPDAQEVIALIRKEGRKAIAIPGDLRSEEFCKSLVQKAIAGLGGLDIIVNNAGRQQSINSIVDVTTEEFDSTMKTNIYAPFWIIREALPHLPPGSAIIGTTSEQAYDPSPDLYAYAQTKAATMNYVKSLAKQLGPKGIRVNGVAPGPVWTALQISGGAQPEKQQMFGSWTMLGRPGQPAELASIYVQLAAADASFASGQVYGSSGGVGQP